One genomic segment of Mycolicibacterium psychrotolerans includes these proteins:
- the nudC gene encoding NAD(+) diphosphatase, which yields MSAGFRLRNVPLLSRVGADRADTLRTDVDAAVTGWADALLLRVDRRNQVLIAEGRAVLHRAADAGDAPPENAVFLGRLQDGRHVWAVRSDLQPPDDPDAETEVLDLRRTGHVFDDVSAQLVATATALLNWHDHARFSPVDGTPTKPIKAGWSRINPVTGQEEFPRIDPAVICLVHDGHDRAVLARQTVWPPRLFSILAGFVEAGESFETCVVREIAEEIGLNVTDVEYLGSQPWPFPRSLMVGFHALGDPEQEFAFNDGEIAEAAWFTRAEIREALDQGDWSSQSGSRLLLPGSISIAREIIESWAAAG from the coding sequence ATGAGCGCCGGCTTCCGGCTGCGCAACGTTCCTCTGCTCTCCCGCGTCGGCGCCGACCGCGCCGACACCCTGCGCACCGACGTCGATGCGGCGGTGACCGGCTGGGCCGACGCACTGTTGCTGCGGGTGGACCGCCGCAACCAGGTGTTGATCGCCGAGGGTCGCGCGGTGCTGCACCGAGCCGCCGACGCCGGTGACGCGCCCCCGGAGAACGCCGTGTTCCTCGGCCGCCTGCAGGACGGGCGGCACGTGTGGGCGGTGCGCTCGGATCTGCAGCCGCCCGACGACCCGGACGCCGAGACCGAGGTGCTCGATCTGCGCCGCACCGGTCACGTCTTCGACGATGTCAGCGCCCAGCTGGTCGCCACCGCGACCGCGCTGCTCAACTGGCACGACCATGCTCGCTTCAGCCCGGTCGACGGCACACCGACCAAACCCATCAAAGCGGGTTGGTCGCGGATCAATCCGGTGACCGGGCAGGAGGAGTTCCCGCGTATCGACCCTGCGGTGATCTGCCTGGTCCACGACGGCCATGACCGCGCGGTGCTGGCCCGCCAGACGGTGTGGCCGCCGCGGCTGTTCTCGATCCTGGCCGGCTTCGTCGAGGCCGGTGAGTCGTTCGAAACGTGCGTGGTCCGCGAGATCGCCGAGGAGATCGGGCTGAACGTCACCGACGTCGAGTACCTGGGCTCCCAGCCGTGGCCGTTCCCGCGGTCGCTGATGGTCGGGTTCCATGCTCTCGGCGACCCGGAGCAGGAGTTCGCGTTCAACGACGGCGAGATCGCCGAGGCGGCGTGGTTCACCCGTGCCGAGATCCGTGAGGCCCTCGATCAGGGCGACTGGAGTTCGCAGAGCGGGTCGCGGCTGTTGCTGCCGGGGTCGATCTCGATCGCCCGGGAGATCATCGAGTCCTGGGCCGCCGCGGGCTGA
- a CDS encoding potassium channel family protein, producing MAEGALRRRLRRFDQSLADLPVHALTDRVQIPTTMVSPSRRITVRVIYAMTALFAAVFIVYFDRDGYRDTQDNPLSFLDCLYYATVSLSTTGYGDITPITPSARLVNVLVITPLRIAFLIVLIGTTVETLTTQSRQVYQIQRWRNKLRNHIIIVGYGTKGRTAAAAMVGDEVAPADIVVVDEDVAALERAKSAGLVTVRGSATDSEVLRLASAQHAKSIIVATNRDDTAVLVTLTARELAPNAKIIAAVREAENQHLLKQSGADSTVVTSETAGRLLGIAVQTPSVVEVMEDLLTPDAGFAIAEREVTPKEAGGSPRHQADIVLGVVRNGKLIRVDEPEVDALELGDRLLYIRSADAER from the coding sequence GTGGCTGAGGGCGCTCTGCGCCGACGGCTGCGCCGATTCGACCAGTCCCTGGCCGACCTACCGGTGCACGCGCTCACCGACAGGGTGCAGATCCCCACCACGATGGTCAGTCCGTCGCGGCGCATCACTGTTCGCGTCATCTATGCGATGACCGCGCTGTTCGCTGCGGTGTTCATCGTGTATTTCGACCGTGACGGCTACCGGGACACGCAGGACAACCCACTGTCGTTCCTGGACTGCCTCTACTACGCGACCGTGTCACTGTCCACCACGGGCTACGGCGACATCACTCCGATCACACCGTCCGCACGGTTGGTCAACGTCCTGGTGATCACGCCGCTGCGGATCGCGTTCCTGATCGTGCTCATCGGTACCACCGTCGAGACCCTCACCACGCAGTCGCGCCAGGTGTACCAAATCCAGCGCTGGAGGAACAAGTTGCGCAACCACATCATCATCGTCGGCTACGGCACAAAGGGCCGCACCGCCGCCGCGGCGATGGTCGGCGACGAGGTCGCGCCCGCAGACATCGTAGTGGTGGACGAGGACGTCGCAGCCCTGGAACGCGCGAAGAGTGCCGGCCTGGTCACGGTGCGCGGCAGCGCCACCGACTCCGAGGTGCTGCGGCTGGCCAGCGCCCAGCACGCCAAATCGATCATCGTCGCCACCAACCGGGACGACACCGCGGTGCTCGTGACGCTGACCGCGCGCGAGCTGGCGCCCAACGCCAAGATCATCGCCGCCGTCCGCGAAGCGGAGAACCAGCACCTGCTCAAGCAGTCCGGGGCCGACTCCACCGTGGTCACCTCGGAGACCGCCGGCCGGCTGCTGGGCATCGCGGTCCAGACGCCCAGCGTGGTCGAGGTGATGGAGGATCTGCTCACCCCGGACGCCGGTTTCGCGATCGCCGAGCGCGAGGTGACACCGAAGGAGGCGGGCGGGTCGCCGCGCCACCAGGCCGACATCGTGCTCGGCGTGGTGCGCAACGGAAAGCTGATCCGGGTGGACGAACCCGAGGTCGACGCGCTCGAGCTGGGGGACCGCCTTCTCTACATCCGTTCCGCGGATGCCGAACGATGA
- a CDS encoding DoxX family protein, whose amino-acid sequence MTSSPAVLQRFSSSSRGTKMGIWLIGMGVLHFAAPKPFDSIVPEELPGTQRFYTLASGVAEVGVGALLVAPKTRRFGALAAIALFLGVLPGNVNMVRLWKNKPLAMRLIAIARLPIQVPMITQALKVYRES is encoded by the coding sequence ATGACCTCCTCCCCGGCCGTACTGCAGCGGTTCAGCTCGTCATCGCGCGGCACCAAGATGGGCATCTGGCTGATCGGCATGGGGGTCCTGCACTTCGCGGCGCCGAAGCCGTTCGACTCGATCGTGCCCGAGGAACTTCCCGGCACCCAGCGCTTCTACACGCTGGCCTCCGGTGTCGCCGAGGTCGGTGTCGGCGCTCTGCTGGTCGCTCCGAAGACCCGCAGATTCGGCGCGCTCGCCGCGATCGCGCTGTTTCTCGGCGTGCTACCCGGCAACGTGAACATGGTGCGGTTGTGGAAGAACAAGCCGCTGGCGATGCGGTTGATCGCGATCGCGCGGCTTCCGATCCAGGTGCCGATGATCACGCAGGCGCTGAAGGTTTACCGCGAGAGCTGA
- a CDS encoding ATP-dependent helicase, with translation MTTPRYSPTELAGALGLFAPTDEQAAVIAAPPGPLVVIAGAGAGKTETMAARVVWLVANGFARPGEVLGLTFTRKAAGQLLRRVRARLARLAGAGLVVPGAADVADDPVTVSTYHAFAGALLREHGLLLPVEPDVRLLGETELWQLAFRVVCEHPGALDTDKSPAAITAMVLRLAGQLAEHLVDTDQLRDTHIELERLVHTLPAGPYQRDRGPSQWLLRMLATQTERTALVPLIDALHRRMREERVVDFGMQMAAAAQLASRFPQVGEHLRQRYRVVLLDEYQDTGHAQRVALASLFGNGADDGLALTAVGDPIQSIYGWRGASATNLPRFTTDFPLADGSPAPTLELRTSWRNPPEVLHLANEVSMDARRRSVSVRSLLPRPDAHPGQVRCALLSDVEAEREWVAEQVASRYRAGLTDDGVAPTAAVLVRRNADAAPMAEALTRRGIPVEVVGLAGLLSVPEVADVVAMLRLAADPTAGAAAVRVLTGPRWRLGAADIAALWRRAVSLVDAPAAERGSTHQIVAQLGPDADTACLADAVCDPGAAEAYSPAGYARIVALGRELTALRAHLDGQLPDLIAEVRRMLGIDVEVRAARPMAAGWAGTEHLDAFSDVVADFAARSGATVSGLLAYLDAAEQVENGLAPAEITVAQDRVQILTVHAAKGLEWQIVAVPHLVGRVFPSTASPRTWLTDAADLPPLLRGDCATVSEHGVPVLDTSRVNDRKSLSDAISDHKRSLDQRRTDEERRLLYVALTRAERTLLVSGHHWGATESKPRGPSTFLTELKEVIDTAAAAGAPCGSVDVWAEAPADGEPNPLRGRVVEAMWPVDPLAGRRDRADLGAALVAAAIAGDADPVVADDPHGWVSDVDALLVERERAARRPAPPLPVQLSVSAMVELGRDPDAAARRLHRRLPRRPDAQALLGTAFHEWVQRYFQAEKLFDLDDLPGAVDADRQDRGELEELQAAFAVSSWAARSPLEVEVPFDMMIAGRVVRGRIDAVFGDDGGGVTVVDWKTGEPPATSEELQHNAVQLAVYRLAWARLQGCPLSSVRAAFHYVRSGRTVIPAALPDADELAALLAEPVDGDAA, from the coding sequence GTGACGACACCGCGGTACAGTCCCACCGAATTGGCCGGGGCGCTCGGTCTTTTCGCACCGACCGACGAGCAGGCTGCCGTCATCGCCGCCCCTCCCGGTCCGCTGGTCGTCATCGCCGGGGCCGGGGCGGGCAAGACCGAGACGATGGCCGCACGCGTGGTCTGGCTGGTCGCCAATGGCTTCGCCCGCCCGGGCGAAGTGCTGGGTCTGACGTTCACCCGCAAGGCCGCGGGACAACTGCTGCGCCGGGTGCGGGCGCGGCTGGCCCGGTTGGCGGGCGCCGGGCTGGTCGTGCCCGGCGCGGCCGACGTGGCCGACGACCCGGTCACGGTCAGCACCTACCACGCGTTCGCCGGGGCCCTGCTGCGCGAACACGGGTTGTTGTTGCCGGTCGAACCCGACGTCCGCCTGCTCGGGGAAACCGAGTTGTGGCAGTTGGCGTTTCGCGTGGTCTGCGAACACCCCGGTGCGCTCGACACGGACAAGTCCCCCGCCGCGATCACCGCGATGGTGCTGCGGCTGGCCGGTCAACTCGCCGAGCATCTGGTCGACACCGACCAGCTGCGTGACACGCACATCGAACTGGAACGCCTGGTGCACACGCTGCCCGCGGGCCCCTACCAGCGCGACCGCGGCCCCAGCCAGTGGCTGCTGCGGATGCTCGCCACGCAGACCGAGCGCACCGCCCTGGTGCCGCTGATCGACGCGCTGCATCGGCGCATGCGGGAGGAGCGCGTCGTCGACTTCGGGATGCAGATGGCCGCCGCGGCCCAGCTCGCGTCGCGGTTCCCGCAAGTGGGCGAGCATCTGCGTCAGCGTTACCGGGTGGTGCTGCTCGACGAGTACCAGGACACCGGGCACGCGCAGCGGGTGGCGCTGGCATCGCTGTTCGGCAACGGGGCCGACGACGGTCTGGCGTTGACCGCCGTCGGTGATCCGATCCAGTCGATCTACGGGTGGCGGGGCGCGTCGGCCACCAATCTGCCTCGGTTCACCACCGACTTTCCCCTCGCCGACGGAAGCCCCGCGCCCACACTGGAATTGCGGACCAGCTGGCGTAACCCGCCTGAGGTGCTGCACCTGGCCAACGAGGTGTCGATGGACGCGCGCCGCCGGTCCGTGTCGGTGCGGTCGCTGTTGCCCCGGCCCGATGCGCACCCGGGGCAGGTGCGGTGCGCGTTGCTCTCCGACGTGGAAGCCGAGCGGGAGTGGGTCGCCGAGCAGGTGGCGTCCCGGTACCGCGCCGGGCTGACCGACGACGGGGTGGCGCCGACGGCCGCGGTCCTGGTGCGCCGCAACGCTGATGCCGCCCCGATGGCCGAGGCCTTGACCCGGCGCGGCATCCCCGTCGAGGTGGTCGGGCTGGCCGGACTGCTGTCGGTGCCCGAGGTGGCCGACGTGGTCGCGATGCTGCGGCTGGCCGCCGACCCGACTGCCGGTGCGGCCGCGGTGCGAGTGCTCACCGGCCCCCGGTGGCGGCTCGGTGCCGCCGATATCGCCGCGCTGTGGCGTCGCGCGGTGTCGTTGGTCGATGCACCGGCCGCCGAGCGCGGAAGCACCCATCAGATCGTCGCCCAACTCGGACCCGACGCCGACACCGCCTGCCTCGCCGACGCTGTGTGCGATCCGGGTGCAGCAGAAGCCTATTCACCGGCCGGGTACGCCCGCATCGTGGCACTGGGCCGGGAATTGACAGCCCTGCGCGCCCACCTCGACGGTCAGTTGCCCGATCTGATCGCCGAGGTCCGGCGGATGCTCGGCATCGACGTCGAGGTCAGGGCTGCTCGGCCGATGGCGGCGGGCTGGGCGGGCACCGAGCATCTCGACGCCTTCAGCGATGTCGTCGCCGACTTCGCCGCCCGCTCCGGCGCGACCGTGTCGGGTCTGCTGGCGTACCTCGACGCCGCCGAGCAGGTCGAGAACGGGCTCGCGCCCGCCGAGATCACGGTCGCGCAGGACCGGGTGCAGATCCTGACCGTGCATGCGGCCAAGGGACTGGAGTGGCAGATCGTCGCCGTCCCACATCTCGTCGGGCGGGTGTTCCCGTCGACGGCCTCGCCTCGAACCTGGCTCACCGATGCGGCCGATCTCCCGCCGCTGCTGCGCGGTGACTGCGCCACCGTCTCCGAACACGGCGTTCCGGTACTGGACACCTCCCGGGTAAACGACCGAAAGTCACTCTCGGACGCCATCTCCGATCACAAGCGCAGCCTGGATCAGCGCCGCACCGACGAGGAACGCCGCCTGCTGTACGTCGCGCTGACGCGGGCCGAACGCACGCTGCTGGTGTCGGGTCACCACTGGGGCGCCACCGAGTCCAAGCCCCGCGGACCGTCGACGTTCCTCACCGAACTCAAGGAGGTCATCGACACCGCGGCGGCCGCGGGTGCGCCGTGCGGGTCGGTCGACGTATGGGCCGAAGCTCCCGCCGACGGCGAGCCGAATCCTCTGCGCGGCCGCGTGGTCGAAGCGATGTGGCCGGTCGACCCGTTGGCGGGCCGTCGTGACCGCGCCGACCTCGGCGCCGCGCTGGTGGCCGCCGCGATCGCCGGCGACGCCGACCCCGTCGTCGCCGACGATCCGCACGGCTGGGTCTCCGACGTCGACGCGCTGCTGGTCGAGCGCGAACGGGCGGCCCGCCGGCCCGCGCCGCCGCTGCCGGTACAGCTGTCGGTCAGCGCCATGGTCGAACTGGGGCGCGACCCCGACGCCGCGGCGCGGCGCCTCCATCGACGGCTACCTCGGCGTCCCGACGCACAGGCGCTGCTGGGCACCGCGTTCCACGAGTGGGTGCAGCGCTATTTCCAAGCGGAGAAGCTGTTCGACCTCGACGATCTGCCCGGCGCTGTCGACGCCGACCGGCAGGACCGCGGCGAGCTCGAGGAACTGCAGGCCGCCTTCGCGGTGTCGAGCTGGGCGGCGCGCAGCCCACTGGAGGTGGAGGTCCCCTTCGACATGATGATCGCCGGCCGCGTCGTCCGCGGCCGCATCGACGCGGTGTTCGGCGACGACGGCGGCGGAGTGACAGTGGTGGACTGGAAGACCGGCGAGCCGCCGGCCACCTCGGAGGAGTTGCAGCACAACGCGGTTCAGCTGGCTGTCTATCGCCTGGCATGGGCCCGGCTGCAGGGTTGCCCACTGTCGTCGGTGCGGGCGGCGTTCCACTACGTCCGTTCGGGGCGCACGGTCATCCCCGCCGCGCTTCCCGATGCCGACGAACTGGCCGCCCTGCTCGCCGAGCCCGTCGACGGTGATGCCGCATGA
- a CDS encoding ATP-dependent helicase, protein MSAPHTELTTDALARPEMRGTVRLLGGPGTGKTSTLIATAAAHLAAGRDPESVLLLTGSSTLRAQARAAITATMLASGEQTVVREPLVRTVHSYAFAVLRLAAQRAGSPPPRLITGAEQDGIIRELLAGDLEDGDASPVRWPERLRPALSTVGFATELRDLLARCSERGVDPVALQRIGRLSDRPEWRAAGRFAQAYEQIMLLRSAVGMAAPQATVPALGAAELVGAALEALAADADLLAAERARVALLLVDDAQHLDPQAARLVQVLAAGAELTVIAGDPHQTVFGYRGADPALLRGDGPLITLTRSHRCARPVADAIAAVGRRLPGADATREFTGIDVAGSVAVRIAASAHAESAVIADALRRAHLVDEVPWSQMAVIVRSVPRMGAPLSRALSAAGVPVEVPQSDVALADMPAVRALLTVLEATAEGLDGERALALVTGPIGRVDPVSLRQLRRALRRGAGDPERDFGELLVAALRGDDAAGLQRIPDELARALRRVRTVLAAARRSAEQGRDPRHTLWEAWNRSGLQRRWLAASERGGPAGAQADRDLDAVTALFDVVEQHVEQTAGASLRGLVDHVAALTLPPVRRDDGPASEAVAVLSAHAALGREWDLVVIAGVQEGLWPNVQPRGGVLATQQLVDILDGVVEPGERVLPGRAPLLAEERRLLIAAMGRVRSRLLVTAVDSDSGDAALLPSPFCHELAATSTEPVAEPDVPIQAPRVLAPAAVVGRLRSVVCSPPDAVSDIERACAAAQLARLAEAGLHGADPAQWYGMREVSSDAPLWDGDGHTVTLSPSTLQMLSDCPLRWLMERHGGGRMRDVRSALGSLVHALVSESNASEEHLHRELGGVWEALPFDARWHADNELERHQEMLGTFARWRTDSRHHLTEVGTEVEVDGEVVAADGDLPAVRVRGRLDRLERDSEGRLVVVDIKTSKSPVTKDDAQNHAQLAMYQLAVAEGLLTDGAEPGGGRLVYLGKTSGGAAAEREQDALTSDGREQWRAQVRQAAAATQGPGFLARVNDGCAHCPVAALCPAQQTRSDV, encoded by the coding sequence ATGTCCGCGCCGCACACCGAACTGACGACCGACGCCCTGGCCCGTCCCGAGATGCGCGGTACGGTGCGGTTGCTCGGCGGCCCGGGCACCGGCAAGACCAGCACGCTGATCGCGACCGCGGCGGCGCACCTGGCGGCCGGCCGGGATCCGGAATCGGTTCTGCTGCTGACGGGTTCGTCGACGCTGCGCGCGCAGGCCCGCGCCGCGATCACCGCGACGATGCTCGCAAGCGGCGAGCAGACGGTGGTGCGAGAGCCGCTGGTGCGCACGGTCCACTCGTATGCGTTCGCGGTGCTGCGACTGGCCGCGCAGCGCGCCGGCAGCCCGCCGCCACGCCTGATCACCGGTGCCGAACAGGACGGGATCATCCGCGAGCTGCTCGCCGGGGATCTCGAGGACGGCGACGCCTCACCGGTGCGGTGGCCGGAGCGGCTGCGGCCCGCGCTCAGCACGGTCGGCTTCGCCACCGAACTGCGGGACCTGTTGGCCCGGTGCAGCGAGCGCGGCGTCGATCCAGTTGCGCTGCAACGCATCGGGCGGCTCTCCGACCGCCCCGAGTGGCGGGCCGCCGGTCGCTTCGCGCAGGCCTACGAACAGATCATGCTGCTGCGGTCGGCCGTGGGTATGGCCGCGCCGCAGGCGACGGTGCCGGCGCTCGGTGCCGCCGAACTCGTCGGTGCCGCCTTGGAGGCGCTGGCCGCCGACGCCGACCTGCTGGCGGCCGAGCGGGCGCGGGTGGCGCTGCTGCTCGTCGATGACGCCCAGCACCTCGACCCGCAGGCTGCGCGGCTGGTGCAGGTGCTCGCCGCAGGAGCCGAGCTGACCGTGATCGCCGGCGACCCGCATCAGACGGTGTTCGGGTACCGCGGTGCCGATCCGGCGTTGCTGCGCGGTGACGGTCCGCTGATCACGCTGACCCGTTCGCACCGGTGCGCGCGGCCGGTGGCCGACGCCATCGCGGCGGTCGGCCGCAGGCTCCCCGGCGCCGACGCCACAAGGGAATTCACCGGCATCGACGTCGCCGGGTCGGTCGCGGTGCGGATCGCCGCGTCCGCACATGCGGAATCGGCGGTCATCGCGGACGCGCTGCGCCGGGCGCACCTCGTCGACGAGGTGCCGTGGTCACAGATGGCGGTGATCGTCCGCTCGGTGCCCCGGATGGGCGCGCCGCTGAGCCGCGCGCTCAGCGCCGCCGGGGTGCCGGTCGAAGTTCCGCAGAGCGATGTCGCGCTCGCCGACATGCCGGCAGTGCGGGCGCTGCTGACGGTGCTGGAAGCCACGGCGGAGGGTCTCGACGGCGAGCGGGCGCTGGCGCTGGTGACCGGACCGATCGGACGCGTCGACCCGGTGTCGCTGCGCCAGTTGCGGCGTGCGTTGCGACGGGGCGCGGGTGACCCGGAGCGCGACTTCGGCGAGCTGCTGGTCGCGGCGCTGCGCGGTGACGACGCCGCCGGCCTCCAGCGAATTCCGGACGAGCTGGCGCGGGCCCTGCGGCGGGTGCGCACCGTGCTGGCCGCGGCGCGGCGCAGCGCCGAGCAGGGGCGCGACCCGCGGCACACGTTGTGGGAGGCCTGGAACCGCTCGGGTCTGCAGCGGCGCTGGCTGGCGGCCAGCGAGCGGGGCGGACCGGCCGGCGCCCAGGCCGATCGCGATCTGGACGCGGTCACCGCGCTGTTCGACGTCGTCGAGCAGCACGTCGAGCAGACCGCGGGCGCATCCCTGCGTGGCCTGGTGGACCACGTCGCCGCGTTGACGCTGCCGCCGGTCCGCCGCGACGACGGCCCGGCGTCCGAGGCGGTCGCGGTGCTCAGTGCACACGCCGCGCTGGGTCGCGAGTGGGACCTCGTGGTGATCGCGGGCGTGCAGGAAGGGCTGTGGCCCAACGTGCAACCCCGGGGCGGGGTGCTCGCGACCCAGCAGCTGGTCGACATCCTCGACGGGGTCGTCGAGCCGGGGGAGCGCGTGCTGCCCGGCCGCGCGCCGCTCCTGGCAGAGGAGCGCCGGCTGCTCATCGCGGCGATGGGCCGCGTGCGCAGCCGGCTGCTGGTCACCGCCGTGGACAGCGACAGCGGCGACGCCGCGCTGCTGCCGTCGCCGTTCTGCCACGAGCTCGCCGCGACGTCGACGGAACCGGTGGCCGAGCCCGACGTACCGATCCAGGCGCCGCGGGTGCTCGCCCCCGCCGCCGTGGTGGGACGGTTGCGGTCGGTGGTCTGCTCCCCGCCCGATGCGGTGAGTGACATCGAGAGGGCCTGCGCAGCAGCGCAATTGGCGCGCCTGGCCGAGGCGGGCCTGCACGGAGCCGATCCGGCGCAGTGGTACGGCATGCGGGAGGTCTCCAGCGACGCCCCGCTGTGGGACGGCGACGGGCACACCGTGACCCTGTCACCGTCGACGCTGCAGATGCTGTCGGACTGCCCGCTGCGGTGGCTGATGGAACGGCACGGTGGCGGCAGGATGCGCGACGTCCGATCCGCGCTGGGATCACTGGTGCACGCCCTGGTGTCCGAGTCGAACGCGTCGGAAGAACACCTGCACCGCGAGCTCGGCGGGGTGTGGGAAGCGCTGCCCTTCGACGCCCGATGGCACGCCGACAACGAGTTGGAGCGTCATCAGGAGATGCTCGGCACGTTCGCGCGCTGGCGCACCGACAGCCGCCACCACCTCACCGAGGTCGGCACCGAAGTGGAGGTCGACGGCGAGGTCGTCGCCGCCGACGGGGACCTCCCGGCGGTGCGGGTGCGAGGTCGCCTCGATCGCCTCGAGCGCGACAGTGAAGGCCGGCTCGTCGTGGTCGACATCAAGACCAGCAAGAGCCCGGTCACCAAGGACGACGCGCAGAACCATGCGCAGCTGGCGATGTACCAGCTGGCCGTTGCCGAGGGCCTCCTGACCGACGGCGCGGAGCCGGGCGGTGGGCGGCTGGTGTATCTCGGGAAGACCAGCGGCGGTGCGGCGGCCGAACGGGAGCAGGACGCGCTGACGTCCGACGGGCGCGAGCAGTGGCGCGCCCAGGTGCGCCAGGCTGCCGCGGCGACCCAGGGTCCCGGCTTCCTCGCCCGGGTCAACGACGGCTGCGCGCACTGCCCGGTGGCCGCGCTGTGCCCGGCCCAGCAGACCAGGAGTGACGTGTGA
- a CDS encoding alpha/beta hydrolase produces MTELLCTYRFGPPTPARVLAIHGLTGHGKRWESLFDRHLPDVAALAPDLLGHGRSSWDAPWTIEANVSALAALLDAEGGDPVVVAGHSFGGAVALNLAAARPDLIAGLVLLDPAVALDGRWMREVADDMYSSPDYTDRAEAREEKTSGSWAEVDETELDRELDEHLVDLPNGRVGWRVSIPAMLAYWSELTRPVPVPRDGTPTTLVRATHTEPPYATDELIGALDAGLGPNLTVLEWDCDHMVPLAKPAETAAVIRDRLG; encoded by the coding sequence GTGACCGAGCTGTTGTGCACCTACCGATTCGGACCCCCGACCCCCGCGCGGGTGCTGGCCATCCACGGACTCACCGGACACGGCAAACGGTGGGAGAGCCTGTTCGACCGGCACCTGCCCGACGTCGCGGCGCTCGCGCCCGATCTGCTCGGCCACGGCCGGTCGTCGTGGGACGCGCCGTGGACGATCGAGGCGAACGTCAGCGCCCTGGCGGCTCTGCTCGACGCCGAAGGCGGCGATCCGGTGGTGGTGGCCGGGCATTCGTTCGGCGGAGCGGTCGCGCTGAATCTCGCCGCCGCACGGCCGGATCTGATCGCCGGCCTGGTGCTGCTCGACCCCGCGGTCGCTCTCGACGGCCGGTGGATGCGTGAGGTGGCCGATGACATGTACTCCTCGCCCGACTACACCGACCGCGCCGAGGCCCGCGAGGAGAAGACCAGCGGGTCGTGGGCAGAAGTGGACGAGACAGAGCTCGACCGCGAACTCGACGAACACCTCGTCGACCTGCCGAACGGGAGGGTCGGGTGGCGCGTCAGCATCCCCGCGATGCTCGCGTACTGGAGTGAGCTCACCCGGCCGGTGCCCGTCCCGCGCGACGGCACGCCGACCACGCTGGTGCGGGCCACACACACCGAACCGCCGTATGCCACCGACGAGTTGATCGGCGCGCTCGACGCCGGCCTCGGACCGAATCTGACCGTGCTGGAATGGGATTGCGACCACATGGTGCCGCTGGCCAAGCCCGCCGAGACGGCCGCGGTGATCAGGGACCGGCTCGGCTGA
- a CDS encoding MGMT family protein, protein MAAITDDQVETVRALVASVPSGAVTTYGDIADAAGLPSPRIVAWIMRTDSSDLPWHRVIRASGRPAPHLATRQLERLRAEGVLARDGRVSLKECRHTF, encoded by the coding sequence GTGGCGGCGATCACCGACGACCAGGTGGAGACCGTGCGGGCGCTGGTGGCGTCGGTTCCGTCGGGCGCGGTCACCACCTACGGCGACATCGCGGACGCGGCCGGCCTGCCGAGCCCCCGCATCGTGGCGTGGATCATGCGCACCGATTCATCGGACCTGCCCTGGCACCGGGTGATCCGGGCGTCGGGCCGGCCCGCGCCGCACCTGGCGACGCGCCAGCTGGAGCGGCTGCGCGCCGAGGGCGTGCTGGCCCGCGACGGCCGGGTGTCGCTGAAGGAGTGCCGGCACACGTTCTGA